In Sphingopyxis macrogoltabida, the sequence TTCGAGGATTTCGGGCTGGTGCGAATATTTCTCCTTCGGGATGTACCCCGTCTCCTCGAGGAACGGCAGATAGATATAAGATTCGACGTCGCACTGCGCGCCGGGATAGCGGTTCCAGTACCAGACCCCGCCGAAGTCACCCGCCGTGTCGACGATACGGATCGGGCCGATACCGCATTTCTTCATCTCGATTGCGACGATCAACCCGGCAAAGCCCGCACCGATGACGACGGCATCGACCGCTTCGTTCCGTACCTCGCGCTCGATGCGCGGGATATAGGTGTCGCGAAGATCGATCGCGATCCCGCTGCCCGGCGTTTGATACGCCGTCCGGTTGCGGCGGCCGCTGCGCCGGTCGCGTTCGGCAGCATATTTGGCGCGCGCCCGATCGAGATCGGGCTCGGGGCTGGTTTGCGGATCGTCGAGCATCGGGAGGGGCCTTTCGGGAAACGGAGGCGGACGGCCGGTCAGGCGTCGGCGAAATGGCGCGACAGGAAGGCGCAGGCACGCGCCAGCGCTTCGGCGCCCTCGGGAATCGCGGGGAAGAACCACGGCCAGACGTGGATCATGCCGGCGCGCAGCTCGACATCGACGTCGACGTCGGCATCGGCGAGCGATTTGGCGAGGTTCAGCGCATCGTCCATCAGCACCTCGGCGGTGCCCGCCTGGATGAAGACCGGCGGGCTGCCGCGAAAATCGGCAAAGGCGGGCGAGATGCGAGGGTCGCTGACCGGGATATTCCCGGCATAATGAACCGCCATTTTCGCAAGCTGGTCGATGCTGGCGAGCGGGTCGAGCTCGCGCTTGAGCTTGCGCGAAGTTGCCGTGTCCGACAGGTCGGCCCAGGGCGACATGCAATAGATGCTCGCGGGCAGCGGCCGTGCTTCGAGCAGCAGCTCGGCGAGCAGCGCCATCACCAGCCCCGCCCCCGCGCTGTCGCCGACGAGCGCGATCTTCTCGTCACCCGCCATCGCCAGCAATTCGCGATAGGCCAGCTTCAGATCGTCGAGCCCGGCCGGATAGGGATGCTCGGGCGCCAGCCGATAGTCGATCACCGCGACCCGGCTTCCCGTCTGGCGCGCGATCTCGCCGCCGAGGTGGCGGTGCGAGTCCAGCCCGCCGATGCAATAGCCGCCGCCGTGGACCAGCAGGACGATATGGCGCGGCGCATCAGCGACCGTCAGCCACTCGGCCGGTCGCCCGCCGAGCGTCGCTGTCTCGACCGCGACGTCGGCCGGCAGCGGGAAGGCGTCGCCCATCGCGCGATAGGCTTCGCGCATCTCGCCGATGTCGGTGGGCATCGGCGACGCGAACAACTGGTCGACCAGCGCCCGATAGGCTTCACTCGGCATCGTCTTCTCCTTCGGACGTCATGCGGCCGGGCGCTGCGGCGCCATGTCGAAGCCGCGATAATCCTGCGCGACGATCTCGCGGCAGGTCTGGAGGAAATATTGCTGGCCGAGCGTGTAGAGCAGCATCTTGCGCCGCCCCCGTCCCTCGATGTTGTGGTTGATCCCGGTGAACCAGCTATTGGTCCGGCCCGCGAGCAACTGGTCGGCCTGATCGAGCACCTGCGTCGTCCAGTCGTCCTCGGCCGCCGCACTCGCTTCGCAGCGCGCAAGCCCGCGGCCCTCCATATGCCCGATGAGTTCGGCGACGAATTCGACATTCTGCTCGGCGCAGCGCGGGACGTTACAGAAGGTCGCGCCGCTGTGCGGACCGACGATCATGAAGAAGTTCGGAAAACCGTGGCTCTGCAGGCCGAGGAAGGTGACCGGGCCGTCGTCCCATTTCTCGCGAAGCGTCAGCCCGCCCTTGCCGACGATGTCGATCTTGTCGAAAGCGCCGCGCACCGCGTCGAAGCCGGTGGCATAGATGATCGCGTCGAGCGGAACGAAACCGCTGCCGAAGCGCATCCCGTCGGGCGTGATCTCGACGAGCGGATCGGCGTTGACGTCGATCAGGTCGACGTTCGGCTGGTTGAACACCTCATAATAGCGCGTCTCCATCGGCACCCGCCGCGTGCCGAACAGATGGTCCTTGGGGATCAGCTTTTCGGCCGTTTCGGGATCGTTGACGCGCGAGCGGATCTTGCGCGCCAGAAAGTCGCTCGCCAGCCGCGCGGCTTTCTCGTCGACCGCCAGATCGCTGAAATTGCTCAGCCAGAAAGCAAAGCCGCGTTCGCCATATTTCCGTTCGTAAAAGGCCTCGCGCTCTTCATCGCCGACCTCGAAGGTCGTGCGCGGGTCCCAGTTGTGGACGAAGCCCGCATCGCTTTCGCGGCACGACCGGAAAATCTCGGCATAGCGCGCCTTGATGTCGGCCATCTCTTCGGGCGCGATCGGCGCGTTGCACAGCGGCTTGCACCAGTTCGGCTCCTTCTGGATGACGGTAAGATGTCCCGCGACCTTCGCCATTTCCTGGATGACCTGCACCCCGGTGGCGCCGGTGCCGACGACCGCGACGCGCTTGCCCGCCAGCTCGATGCCGCCGCGCGGCCAGTCTGACGTGTGGAAAGAGGGTCCCGCAAAGCTGTCGCGCCCCGGAAAATTCGGGATGACCGGGATCGACAGGATGCCGACCGCGGTTACCAGGTAGCGCGCGCGCGCCTCATATCCGTCCTCGCAGCGCACCAGCCAGTGCCCCTCGCGCTCCTGCCAATGCGCGGAGGCGACGCGCGTATCGAAGCGAATGTCGCGGCGCAGGTCGAGCTTGTCGGCGACGCGGCGGAGATAGGCAAAGGTCTCGGGCTGCGGCGCGAAATGTTCGCTCCAGTCCCATTCCTGCAACATCTCCTCGTCGAAGGAGAAGCAATAGGAATAGCTTTCGGAATCGAAACGGCAGCCGGGATAGCGATTCCAGTACCAGGTGCCGCCGACCTCGCTGCCCGCCTCGATCACCTGCACGCCAAGGCCGAGCTGGCGGAGCAGATGGAGTTGGTACATGCCGGACATGCCGGCGCCGATGACGATGGCGTCCACTTCGGTCATATATGGTGACTCCGGCACCCCAAAAATGTCCCGGCCGCGCCCGCGGCCGGGACAGTGGAGGTTCTAGAAACGAAAGCTGATATCGATGCCGTAGGTGCGCGGTTCGCCGGGCACCGCGAGGTTGTAACCCCCGGCCGTGCCAAGCCCGATGCCGCCGACATAATATTCCTTGTCGAAGATGTTCTTCGCAAAGAAAGCCGCCGAAACGCCCGACCCGCCGATATTGTCGAGCCCGACGCGCGCGTTCACCAGCTCATAAGACGGCAGCTTCGTCCCCGGGGCACCGCTCTGGCCATAGTTGGAGAAATAGAGCGACGACTGCGCATAGACGTCGAGCCGCGCCCGCAGTTCGCCGGTGTCGCCCGCCAGCGGCGCGGTCACGTCGATATAACCGCTGCCCGAATATTTCGTCACATCGGCAAAGGTCGTGAAGTCGATGAAGGTGCCGAACAGGGTCTGCTGCGTATCGCCGCGATATTTCGGGTCGGTGTGGTTGAACGATCCGCCGATCACGACCCCCGGCGCGACGGTGAATTCGGCATCGAGCTCGACACCCTGAAACGTCGCCCCGTCGGCGTTGACCGTCGCCCCGCCGGGCCCGACGTCGGGGAAGGTCAGATAGGCGATGCGCTGAATGCCATCGACCCAGCTTTTATAGACTGCAAGGTTCGCGCGCGTGTGCACGCTGCCGAGGTAGCCGTTGAACTTGGCGCCGAATTCGATGTCCTCGATCTTTTCGGGATCGAAGCTGTTGCCGCCGAGTTCGGCCGGCGCATTCACCGGCGGTGCGTTATAGTTGAAACCGCCGCCACGCCAGCTACCGCGATAGGTGCCATAGAAGAACAGAGACGGCGTCGCCTGATACTCGAGGCCGACCGTCCAGCTCGGCTCGCTGTCCTTGCGCTTCTCGACAATCCCCGCCGGATAGAAGGGTGCGAAGCCCGAGACTTCGGTGAACTTGTTCTTTTCCTGCGTGTAACGGAAACCGCCGGTCATGCTCAGCGTGTCGGTGAACTTGAACGACGCCTGCGCAAACGCACCGATGCTCGAGATATCGAAATCCCCCTCGAGCCGGTTGCCGAGCGGCAGGCTGCCGCCGAACACCGGACCGAGGACCGGATTGGCGACCGGGCCGAGGTTGAAATAGCGGAAGGTCTGGCCGCTCGTTCGCTTCTCGTTCGAATAATAGACGCCAAGGATATAGGTCAGGCGATTGTCGACCGCCTCGCCCGACAGTTGCAGTTCTTCCGAGAAGGATTTCACCCGGTTCCGCGTCTGCACATATTCGTAAAAGGGGAACGGGCTGCCGTCCTGATCGAACAGTGAGAAATTGCGGTTGTACGAATATCCGACGATATTCTTGATCTGCGCACTGTCCGAAATGTCGATCGACGTCGTGTTGATGATATAGCCGCTCTTCGCGTCCAGCCCCGTCTCGCCATCCAGATACGTAGCGCGCGTACCCAGCGAGCGCTGGAGATCGATATAATCGAGGTAGCCGCCGGCCGGCGTGCCCGGATAGGCGGCCATCAGCGCGGCATAGGCTCCCGGCCCGGCGAGCGTATCGAGGATCGGGCTGTAAAAGGTCGGCACCGTCGCCGCGAGCGCCTGCCCGTTCGGGCCGACCGAACCCGGCGCATTGGCCGAATAGGCAAGGATCGGATCGCCATTGCCCTTCGAACGGCCATATTCGGCAACGAATTTCGACTCGATCGAGTCCCCGATCTCGAAGCTGAGCGACGCGCGAATCGACCAGCGATCGACATTCGCCAGCCGCTCGCCGTTGACGAGATTGCGCACGAAACCCTTGCGCTGGTCGACCTGCCCCGCGACGCGCAGACCCGCGCTGTCACCGAGCGGCACGTTGATCATCCCTTCGCCCTGCCAGGCGCCAAGGTTGCCGGCCCGGCCGCGGGCAAAGCCCTTGAACGCGTCGAACTCGGGCGCCGCGGTCGAAAACAGCACTGCGCCGCCTGTCGTGTTGCGGCCGAACAGCGTCCCCTGCGGTCCCTTGAGCACCTGCACCGACCCGAGGTCATAGAGCGACCCGGCGCTCAGCGCATTGGTCTGGAACTCGTTGACATAGGTCAGCACGCCCGGCTGCGAGACGCTGAAGGCGTCGATCGACTGGCCGCGGATCGCATAGTTGAACTGGCTGCTGCCCTGCGTCGAGCGGACGATCAGCCCCGGTGTCGCGGTCTGCAGGTCGGCCTCGGAATTGATGCTGCGCGACTGCAAAGCATCGCTTGTCAGCACCGAGACCGCGACCGGCGTCCGGCTCAGGCTTTCCTCGCGGCGGCGGGCGGTGACGACGATATCGCCGTCGGCGGCATTAAGCGAAGAGCCTTCGGCCTCCGTCTGTGCGGCAGCACTTGCATCGGCCTCCTGCGCGTTCGCGGCCGCAGGAACGGCCAGCGCCAATGGCAGCACGCTGGCGGCGAGTAAATATTGGACGCGACGCGATATAATCCGATTCATAACCGGTCCCTCTCCCATCGATCGCCGCGCTCCGGCGGCTTCGTTGGCCGCTCCCATTGCGGCCGCTGCTCGTTTTGAGCTTTTGTCGGAAGCCATGGTTGCCGATGTTTGCGAACCTGTCAATGCATTTTTAGGACGCATATTTCGATATTGCAGTGCAATATGCGATGATTGCATGAAAATGCTTGAGTTGAGACGGGGTTGGCAGCATGGCTTTGGCGGGCGCTGCGCATCGCGGCATGACGCCGGAAAGAGAGTCATGGGTTCGAAGAGACGGCTGGATTCGATTGATCGCCAGATCATTGCGATGCTCGCGCGGGCGCCGCAGACGTCGAATCGCGACATCGCCGCCGAACTGGGTGTCGCCGAAAGCACCATCTCGGTGCGCGTCGACGCGCTGGTCCGCGACAAGGTGATCAAACTCTCGGTCCAGCAAAATATCATCAAGGCCGGCTATGGCGTGCTGGGCTGGATCGACGTGAGCTGCGCCTTTGCGGACGCCGAACGGATCGCCGCGGAAATCGGCAAGATCGAGACGGTCTTCTCCATCTCGCTGTTTTTCGAAAACCCGTTCCTGCAGATCATGGTCTTCGCGCAGGGCACCGCGGACATCCGCGATCTCGTCGAAAACCGGATCGGCGTCATCGCCGGGGTCGACGCGGTCGCCGCCGATGTGTCGATCGGCGAGGCGTGCATCAAGCAGGGGATCGCATCGCTATGACCAGTTACGTCCCCGATGCCATCGACCGGCAGATCATCGACCTGCTCCACGATGACGGACGCGCGAGCAACCGCGCCATCGGCCGGAAACTCGACCTTTCCGAAGCCGCGATCCGCAAGCGGCTGAAACGGCTGACCGATCACGGCCTGATTACCTATGGCCTGATGATCGACGTGTCGGCGACCAACATGCAGGTGTTCGGCTGGATGTATGTCGAGGTCCATCCCGCCCACCTCGGCACCGCCTACAAGGCCATCGCCGGCATGGATCGCTGTTCGGGCTGCGCGATGAAGACGGGCCCCTACAATCTCA encodes:
- a CDS encoding TonB-dependent receptor; the protein is MNRIISRRVQYLLAASVLPLALAVPAAANAQEADASAAAQTEAEGSSLNAADGDIVVTARRREESLSRTPVAVSVLTSDALQSRSINSEADLQTATPGLIVRSTQGSSQFNYAIRGQSIDAFSVSQPGVLTYVNEFQTNALSAGSLYDLGSVQVLKGPQGTLFGRNTTGGAVLFSTAAPEFDAFKGFARGRAGNLGAWQGEGMINVPLGDSAGLRVAGQVDQRKGFVRNLVNGERLANVDRWSIRASLSFEIGDSIESKFVAEYGRSKGNGDPILAYSANAPGSVGPNGQALAATVPTFYSPILDTLAGPGAYAALMAAYPGTPAGGYLDYIDLQRSLGTRATYLDGETGLDAKSGYIINTTSIDISDSAQIKNIVGYSYNRNFSLFDQDGSPFPFYEYVQTRNRVKSFSEELQLSGEAVDNRLTYILGVYYSNEKRTSGQTFRYFNLGPVANPVLGPVFGGSLPLGNRLEGDFDISSIGAFAQASFKFTDTLSMTGGFRYTQEKNKFTEVSGFAPFYPAGIVEKRKDSEPSWTVGLEYQATPSLFFYGTYRGSWRGGGFNYNAPPVNAPAELGGNSFDPEKIEDIEFGAKFNGYLGSVHTRANLAVYKSWVDGIQRIAYLTFPDVGPGGATVNADGATFQGVELDAEFTVAPGVVIGGSFNHTDPKYRGDTQQTLFGTFIDFTTFADVTKYSGSGYIDVTAPLAGDTGELRARLDVYAQSSLYFSNYGQSGAPGTKLPSYELVNARVGLDNIGGSGVSAAFFAKNIFDKEYYVGGIGLGTAGGYNLAVPGEPRTYGIDISFRF
- a CDS encoding Lrp/AsnC family transcriptional regulator, whose product is MGSKRRLDSIDRQIIAMLARAPQTSNRDIAAELGVAESTISVRVDALVRDKVIKLSVQQNIIKAGYGVLGWIDVSCAFADAERIAAEIGKIETVFSISLFFENPFLQIMVFAQGTADIRDLVENRIGVIAGVDAVAADVSIGEACIKQGIASL
- a CDS encoding alpha/beta hydrolase → MPSEAYRALVDQLFASPMPTDIGEMREAYRAMGDAFPLPADVAVETATLGGRPAEWLTVADAPRHIVLLVHGGGYCIGGLDSHRHLGGEIARQTGSRVAVIDYRLAPEHPYPAGLDDLKLAYRELLAMAGDEKIALVGDSAGAGLVMALLAELLLEARPLPASIYCMSPWADLSDTATSRKLKRELDPLASIDQLAKMAVHYAGNIPVSDPRISPAFADFRGSPPVFIQAGTAEVLMDDALNLAKSLADADVDVDVELRAGMIHVWPWFFPAIPEGAEALARACAFLSRHFADA
- a CDS encoding flavin-containing monooxygenase; this translates as MTEVDAIVIGAGMSGMYQLHLLRQLGLGVQVIEAGSEVGGTWYWNRYPGCRFDSESYSYCFSFDEEMLQEWDWSEHFAPQPETFAYLRRVADKLDLRRDIRFDTRVASAHWQEREGHWLVRCEDGYEARARYLVTAVGILSIPVIPNFPGRDSFAGPSFHTSDWPRGGIELAGKRVAVVGTGATGVQVIQEMAKVAGHLTVIQKEPNWCKPLCNAPIAPEEMADIKARYAEIFRSCRESDAGFVHNWDPRTTFEVGDEEREAFYERKYGERGFAFWLSNFSDLAVDEKAARLASDFLARKIRSRVNDPETAEKLIPKDHLFGTRRVPMETRYYEVFNQPNVDLIDVNADPLVEITPDGMRFGSGFVPLDAIIYATGFDAVRGAFDKIDIVGKGGLTLREKWDDGPVTFLGLQSHGFPNFFMIVGPHSGATFCNVPRCAEQNVEFVAELIGHMEGRGLARCEASAAAEDDWTTQVLDQADQLLAGRTNSWFTGINHNIEGRGRRKMLLYTLGQQYFLQTCREIVAQDYRGFDMAPQRPAA
- a CDS encoding Lrp/AsnC family transcriptional regulator, giving the protein MTSYVPDAIDRQIIDLLHDDGRASNRAIGRKLDLSEAAIRKRLKRLTDHGLITYGLMIDVSATNMQVFGWMYVEVHPAHLGTAYKAIAGMDRCSGCAMKTGPYNLIAHMYAKDQRAMTATIEDIYRIAGVARVTFRQVNKYPAHRHEFIVDTSEHEFRSWHGNVVHADQG